A stretch of Sulfitobacter sp. THAF37 DNA encodes these proteins:
- a CDS encoding DNA cytosine methyltransferase, producing the protein MQISVIDFFCGCGGTSAGLRKAGMKILAGIDYDGVALKTYQHNFPEASALQRNISDLTCEQLQQEVGEIERPLLFSACAPCQPFSNQNRHKDTSDKRVVLLDEFHRFVEHFQPDFLVLENVPGMQKVDGGPFFRFTDLLDRLDYKYDHGVLDAVDYGVPQSRRRLVLVAARNGEAKLPKKTHGDAEGLIEYATVRDAISHYPELEAGATHHEVPNHQTAQISEVNLERLRHTPEGGDRRDWPEHLLLKCHKKKTGYTDTYGRLSWSLPAKTLTTKCISISNGRFGHPNQNRGLSVREAAALQSFPDDFMFLGTVSQTARQVGNAVPVSFAETLGKQLMISVKEI; encoded by the coding sequence TTGCAAATATCGGTAATTGACTTTTTTTGTGGATGCGGCGGAACCAGTGCTGGTCTCCGAAAGGCTGGGATGAAAATTCTTGCCGGTATCGACTATGATGGGGTCGCTCTCAAGACGTATCAGCATAATTTTCCAGAAGCCAGCGCTCTGCAGAGAAACATCTCTGATCTAACTTGCGAACAGCTTCAGCAGGAAGTGGGTGAGATAGAAAGGCCCTTGCTATTCTCGGCCTGCGCGCCTTGTCAGCCATTCTCAAACCAGAACCGCCACAAGGACACCTCGGATAAGAGAGTAGTCTTGCTGGACGAATTTCACAGGTTTGTAGAGCACTTTCAGCCAGATTTTCTAGTTCTTGAGAATGTACCTGGCATGCAGAAGGTAGATGGCGGCCCTTTCTTTAGATTTACGGATTTATTGGATCGCCTTGATTACAAATATGATCACGGAGTGCTTGATGCAGTTGATTACGGCGTGCCGCAATCTCGGCGGAGGCTCGTGCTCGTAGCCGCGCGAAACGGTGAAGCTAAACTTCCCAAGAAGACTCACGGCGATGCAGAAGGCCTAATTGAATATGCGACTGTTCGAGATGCAATTAGCCACTATCCAGAGCTAGAAGCAGGTGCCACCCACCACGAAGTGCCAAACCATCAAACGGCACAAATCTCAGAGGTTAACCTTGAGAGATTGCGACACACACCTGAAGGCGGCGATCGGCGTGATTGGCCAGAACACCTATTACTTAAATGCCATAAGAAGAAGACAGGCTACACTGATACCTACGGGCGCCTCAGCTGGTCACTTCCCGCAAAGACATTGACCACCAAGTGTATCTCCATATCGAATGGTAGATTTGGGCATCCAAATCAGAACAGAGGTCTATCGGTGCGTGAAGCCGCGGCTCTCCAGAGTTTTCCTGACGACTTTATGTTTCTTGGAACGGTCTCGCAAACGGCGAGGCAGGTAGGTAATGCGGTTCCGGTTTCGTTTGCTGAAACACTTGGAAAACAACTAATGATCTCTGTGAAAGAAATCTAG